The genomic segment GGTCAAattatgacacataaaatgggacggagggagtattattattattattatttggttgggaTTATGCAACAGGTCATAACCTTACAACCTGTTGCATTTATTCTATGTTCAAGCTTACGACTTGCTTGTGTTAAGTGAAATGTATTGAGTTTCAATTTGTCGCTTTTATTTAGACATATAAGtgatttcatttgtttgtcattttAGAATTCAGTCTTCTTAGAAAGCTGATTTGTTCCAAAATCCCATAGTGATCTCTTTATAGCCAATCAATGCATAATATTAGACATGATATTATGATTTCAAATGGGATTTTTGCATTATGTCCATCAAAGCCTCATTCCAAGTCAACCTCAAGCGTCACGTCAGTGAACTTGAACTCCAAATATTCGGTCTTGGTCCTACAAGTTGACTCTGTATAATACTCTTAAAAATTATTGAGGTATAAAGTTCGGCTGAAGACCAGGTCAGGAAGCCATATAGCTTAGTCGTATCCAGTCATAAAAGTAGAGAGGTCAAACTGATGTATATATTGACTGAGATCTCCCTTATCTCAGACAATGATATTGCTATGTTATTAATGCTGTTGCATAGAGTCATGGCTAAAGTTTTAACTCCTATATTTCCGAGAAAGATGGTTTTGGAGTTGTCTATTTTAATAACCTAGGACTTGATAGGTGTAAAGTCCTCCTTTGTCCGTTTCCTTAAGAACCCTGGGATTGTGGAGCATCATCTAGGAGTGTTTGCTTCATCTGCCTGAATGTTTCTAATATGTATAAACTTGTTCAATATTTTTTTGGCTGTGTATTTCAGTGATATAATCAAGGAAGAAATCTCAGTTAACTATAGTAGTTGGCAAATGTAATATTTTCCACTAATGGCGATAACTCTGTTTATTTCgattttttgtttggttttatAAGGTTTCCGGTCTGTTTTACTGTAAGCTGATGCCAAGAATAGGTTTCTGttacctttttctatttcttaaaAAACTAAACCTTTACGGTGTCATGTATACCTATTGTACATGGGTTAATGTCCCTGTTGGATTTGCTTTCTGATGGATGATGGATGTCATTTactgatatttgttttttttgtaaCTTATAGATAAAGGAATGTTTGCGTTCCTGAATAGTTCATATGGATACATGGTATCTAAATGCACTTATTCGACGGATTACTGAAAGCAGTTTGGGAAAGAATTATTATCCTGAACAGCTGTTATACCTGCATGTGTTGTGTTTATGACACAGTTGATTGTGATGACATTAACCTGTCCTAGTAACTAGGTCGAGCAGAAGTCACGTTGTTTAATGTGCATGGTTGCAAATGCTTGAGAGAATTCAGGAAAAGTTTGTGAATTTTCGAACTGCTTGCCCATGCTAATGTAGTTTCCTATTGAATATTCAGGTTTGAATGCATTGACTGCTTTCTTCAGTTCCTTCACATGTCAATTCCCAATAAGTTATGTGGTGACTTTAGCTATTTAAAAGTGGCATTCTCATGAATCGTTATTCCATGGAGAATCAAAACATTTTTGTTGGCCAAGAGTTTCCTGATGTCAAGGCCTTCCGCAGTGCAATTAAAGAGGCTGCTATTGCACAACATTTTGAGCTTCGCATAGTAAAAAGTGATCTGATTCGCTACATTGCTAAATGTGCCTCAGAAGGTTGTCCGTGGCGTATTCGTGCTATTAAGCTTCCCAATGTTCCTACCTTTACTATAAGAAGCCTTGAGGGAACACATACCTGCGGGAAAAATGCACAAAACGGACATCATCAGGCTTCTGTTGATTGGATAGTGAACTTCATAGAGGAGCGTTTGCGTGATAACATAAATTACAAGCCAAAAGACATTTTGCATGATATTTATAAGCAGTACGGTATAACTATACCATACAAGCAAGCTTGGAGAGCCAAGGAAAGAGGGCTGCAAGCGATATATGGATCTTCCGAAGAAGGGTACTGTCTGTTACCTGCATATTGTGAGCAAATCAAGAAGACAAATCCTGGAAGTCATGCTGAGGTTTTTACAGCTGGTTCAGATGGTCGGTTTCAGAGGTTCTTCATTTCCTTTTATGCTTCTCTTCATGGGTTCCTGAATGGTTGCTTGCCTGTTATTTGTCTTGGTGGTATCCAGCTTAAGAGCAAATACTTGGGTACTTTACTATCAGCGACTTCTTTTGATGCTGATGGTGGAGTGTTTCCGCTTGCTTTTGGTGTTGtcgatgaagaaaatgatgatagCTGGATGTGGTTCTTGTTAGAGTTGCGCAAAGCGCTAGACATGAGCACTGAGAAGATACCACCTCTTACATTTCTGTCTGATGGACAGAAGAGTATTGCGGATGCTGTGAAAAAGAAATTTCCCTCTTCTTGTCATGCAATTTGTATGCAGTATCTGAGTGAAAGCATCAGCAAAGagttcaagaattcaagggtTGTTCAACTCCTATGGAAAGCCGCATATTCTACGTCCATCATGGGGTTTAAAGAGAAAATGGCGGAAATTGAGGAGGTTTCTTCAGATGCAGCAACGTGGCTTCAACAGTATCCTCCTTCACGCTGGGCATTAATACATTTTGACGGAACAAGATATGGTCATTTCTCGTCAAACATTAATGAGTTCAATAAATGGATTCTTGAAGCTCGAGAGCTTCCTATTATTCAGGTGATTAAACGGATTCACTGTAAGTTAACTGAAGAGTTTGAGCAGCGGCGATCAAGTTGTAGCACGTGGAGTTCTACCCTTGCTCCATCTGCTGAGAAGCGCATTATGGATGGAAGAACTCATGCTTCGACATATCAGGTACTAAGGTCAGATGAAGTTGAATTTGAAGTTATCTCAGCAGAGCGTTCAGACATCGTGAATACAGGTACACGATCTTGTTCTTGCCGTGATTGGCAGTTGTATAGGATACCTTGTTCTCATGGCATTGCTGCTCTCGAATCATGTAAAAAGGATGTTTACGCCTTCACAGAGAAATATTTCACTGCAGACAGTTATCGTGAGAGTTATAGTAAAGAGGTACACCCCATCCCTGATAAACTCGAATGGTCAAGAACCCGAATAGTCCGACCACCCAAGTGTCGTCGCCCACCAGGACGACCTGAAAAGAAGCGGTTATGCGTGGAAGATCTTAATCGTGAAAAACATACTGTCCATTGTAGTAAGTGCAATCAAACAGGACATTACAAGACAACCTGCAAAGAGGTTGTTTAGAGTACACAACAGTTGTAGATGTGTAgccaccccaccccaacccccCTATTTTCTTTCGAGAACTGAAAAGTTTTCGAGGCATGCTTTGAACCGATGGATACTTGGCCTGTCCCTCTCCCTTCTCCATGGAAAGGGTAGCGCCCCTTATCGaagtttttcatttttgtaaGGTTCTTTTCTTGGAGATAGAATTAGAAAATATTGTAGAAAGATGTGATTAGAGGTCTCAACTGCctttatatctatgttgaagcaTTATATGCTGTTCAAATATTGTAAAAAGGGTTGCTTATTAGAAAATATTGTAGAAAGATGTGATTAGAGGTCTCAACTGCCTTTATATATATGTTGAAGCATTATATGCTGTTCAAATATTGTAAAAAGGGTTGCTTATTACACCCCAAAACTGTTTCTCAATGACACTGAGGAAGTGTGTTTTATAATTTGGTTGGTTTCTGTTATTAAAAAGTTCAAGATTTGGTTTACTATGTTCTTACTCATACAATTAATTAAAAGAGGAGGCATTAAGTATCCTCTAAAACTTTTTTCGAATTATCAGTTACACACCacgaaaatttttattttgtatgagATGCGGCTTGTCATAGAGGGATTTATTATTTGACATTTGGAATTTGTGGGACCCAACTTTCATTACTTTGCCATATTATTTTATCCATAACCATCTCCCTCTtcacctttttattttaattcatgttctcacttttttttttttataaataacataaataccaacccttttagaagaaattacactctctcctacttttttaattactttactctctctccctattaatatacataacatagtcaatatatacataacattctgtgtatatgttgagatttttgtaatatatttagggagttgagatcttttgtaatattggaaacataaattatgtatttgtgtaatttttaatttttttattttttgaaaattccactcaatttttgttctttctttgaaTTCTTATATTCTCTTTCAACGtgtaattaattttgaatttttattttattattttataaaactttttgtgtgcatattaattaatataatttaaaatttataatatgcaTTGAAGAATTGTACTATGTCACCATATTGACATACTCATTTCATCTCAAGAGAAAAATTAGAGTTGACgttgtgtttgatcatgaatgtaattggagttatttttaaatttttgtgagagaagtaagtaggcgtttggccataaatattattcacaatattttGTAAtacattttcactttatttttgaaatacttgtttggccatgaaaatcaaatatgtatttcgaaatatattttcataattttttattttttgaaaaaaaaaattgaattcaagTTTTTCTACCACTTTATAAAAAAGTACATCCAAAGTctaaaacatttttaaaaaatactatgaCCAAACActatttcaacttcaaaaataccaaataacTAAAGTGAATATGTTTttgattttcatggccaaacggatCCTAAGAGTGAAGAAGGTTTACTTGTTTGAACTTTTCTAAATACAACTTTAAATTGTATTTGACATTCTCATGGTTAAACACTAACTTAAAAGttgtatttaaaataaagtaaaaaaaaattgagaaaatggaaaaaattatcaTGATCAAACAGACACTTGACAAAGAATTAATTATTAGGAACTAGAATTTCTGTAAATATTGCAATATTTCAGCGAGAAAATTctggaaaaaataatataaaggtggaaagatgaaaaatagttgcaaataatagattgcACAAAGAGATTATACACCATTTAATTTTGGTGGCATTGacattgaatttgaaaaagaaaaataagaagatgaaaaatGGTGAAGATGTCACAAAGGTAAAGAAGTAAAGAAGGCTAGTGAACCCCCCACAAGCCACATGTCAATCAAATAATAGGGCCTCATACAACTTTTGTTGGTTGTATgagactcaaaataaaatttatcacaCGCTTAAATTTTATGGGTAATCGTTTACCTCACTAATCCCTAGACAACGTGGACTCTGATAATGAAAACATTTATGTTGATTCAAATGAATCATCATGTTTAACCTCCCTTTGGCCAACATTTCTTTATACACCGTTTAAActcaagttatttttattttgttttcaccATGTGTTTAGTATCTGATTCGAATACGCTTCGCGTATATGACTTACTTAAGGAGAGAATGCTCCCTAACAAGATTTCTTATATATTCAGGCAGTGACAGAGCTAGGATTTTCACTAAGAGGGTTCATTAGTGAACATACAAACTAATCGAAGAGAGtttaacatctactatatatacataaaaaataattttaactatgtataTAAAGCATAATTTTTCCAACGAAGGAAACCCCTGCTTGAAGGGTAGGTTCGCCCCTGTTAATAAAAGGATTAAATTCGAGATAGTTAAAAAATGAAAGGATCTTATTCATCCCACGAGTCCCATAAACTCATCACTTATGCCAATGTTAATCAGATTAGGAAGAGCTAATAGGCAATTAATTTCTAACAGTTATATTAACTACAATTAATGAAAACATAAATACTAGTTATTCATTCACTGATAAAACCAACAAAATTGCTAACGTACGTACAAAAAAAATCcattaagttatatatatatgtattaactatatgattttttttaaaaaaatttctatcaGTATAATTTAACTTGTTATAACAAAACGAAGAAAGGTGAGAGCATGGATCCACTATCTATTGTTGCTGTCACAGGGGGGATGGTTGGACAAATAGGGATTCTCTTATTTTGGTGTCGACCTATCTATAACTGTGTTCGGAGATTTGTTGACTGTCTCAGAAACCCACGACCTCTGCCTCCTCAAGAAGAAATTAACGAAAAGATCTTGAATGGTTTGAAAGATCGATTTCATTTCTGAAACAATCTAGAGGCGCGGATTTAATCTTCGTTTTCATTTTGTACTATGTATACGTATTCAGTGACGTATACAAGATTTTATGCAAGTAATGTTCTATCTATCGTCATAATTCAACTTGTtaatgaattcaatttgtgtctaataagaatatattaaaattttcgATTTCAAGATTTTACTTCTTGTTTACAACTAACTTTTATTTTGTAGTATTATTTTCAAGTGGTGTTAAAAATAGTACTATTTAAAAAGTATATAGttacatttatgtattaaaaaattatgaaattatgtcGGATAACTTTTTTTAGAGAACACGAAAGTTGTAAGGTCAAATTCATCGACATCTAGTATTCTTTCAAATCATGTTAAAGATTATTACTCCTTTAATAAGTGAAAATAGTATCGTAAAACATAATGTAAGTACTTTATAACAAATTAAATTGTATTCATGGTGTAAATTGATAAATCCATAATGATATCGTATAACAAGATGAATTTTAAAGTTCGCTTGTTTAGGAGGAATtaattaaaagaattaaaaaaaacataGGATAGTAAATAGAATAATtgattaatagtagtaatatgtaGCGCCAATAATTTTATTGAAACATCAATATTACCAATAACAAATCTTACAAAGTAATTCATATCTATTTTGCTTGGATCCTAAAGAATTATTATCGTATTTATATCGAATcatgtaaagatacataatttttgaataatacatgCTAATTTCTAGTTCAAATACAGCAACAACAGGCCCTCTCCTTGCAGCAAAAGCAGCAACACATCGCGAACATACTGCATTTTCAAGATTTATAAAATTCcacctaaaataaaaatttaaacatacaaaaatataaatataaatataaatatacttaTCTAGTCAACCATACTTCTTATTTcgaattatttaagaaaaattcaatatttaaaagaTTCACCGTGGTTATATTATACTTACTCTAGCACGCTAGCTGTCAGTCTACTGCAACCTTCCTCTTTTATCCGGTTTAATACCGGTTATGCAACCGGTTTAATACCAGTTATGCAATAAGAATTTGGATATACACGTATTATTTGCAAATAGTATtgtgttttataattttattttaacttcaacttgaaataaaaaattcgaAATTGAAAAAACTGATTCATAGAatatttcaagtaaaataattgacGGCTCTCGGTCTCTCACTCacaaaacatcaaattcatttatgaaaaaagtaaaatttaattcCAAATAATAATTTCAACTTCTAAGTTACAAAAAATCCTATTCGACTTCCACTTTAACTTCAAATACTATtttctgaagaaaaaaaattgggatCCCAATTATCATATAGctctaatatttttttcctaagaaagtaaattgaaaaataacttttaaaaatttttaaaaatatatatataatgagaaTTATTATAATACAAACCAAGCATAGAGGCATCCTTTTTCTTCATGGCACCTTTGGACATCATCATAatatgacatattttgatattttggaggagcttccattttctttctttttctttttttacgtTTTTGTTTTCctctattattttctttgtatgaaaatatATTGAAGATTACTTAATAAAAAGAATGTGAAAGTAGATAAGAATATTAAAGAACTTGAGGTGAATAATTAATGATGGAGGCTGAGAAaacaaatactccctccgtcccattttacccatcccaaattggcTAAATTGACGtctcattttacttatcaagataaaacaaacttttctttccatgttttaccctttgcattgattaccttttctttaaattaaaatgtaaacatcatttaataggagtacTTTGATAAACTaaccatgttatttattatttttcttaattgttgtgttatcccaatttgggacaaataaaatgggacggaggaagtaggTGATAAGTTGTCTAATTAATATGGTCAGCTTAGTCAACTCTATTATTTCATCGGGTATTTGTCAACATAAAATTTTTGTAAACTTTAATTATTCTATCGAGTAGTTGTTATCTTATAGATAACTTTGTCCAACAAGTACGGATGGAGCTATAATGATCAAAGGAAGGTGCGTTCACTCGGCTAAAACATTATATCGGTGAAGTTATAGCGATAGATGGTCAATTAAACACCTTccatcaaaaattatattttatataggtcaaatattatttttatgtacatatattaactTTTTAACACGTTTAgcaaacttttttttctttgcaatTGTCAACAACTATAAAGCAAATAGtaagaaaaatagattttttttttggacagTTATTAATGGAAGACAACTATGCAAGTGTATAATTCAAGTAGACAATAATATGGTTCACATGTATATGTATCCCAACATGTTATGACCCTAGCTGTCTTGTGAGCTACTCACATTTTCATGTCTTTCTGAGATTTGTAGTTTTGAGTTAAAAGCACTCAAATTTACTCATATAACTTGGTAAAAAGCAGACCGATGCACTAAAACTTCCGTTATGCGTGGGGTCTGAAGATGATtagaccacaagggtctattgtacgtaGTCTTACTTTGCATTTCTGTCAAAGGTTACTTTCGCTTCTTGAATCCATAACCTCCTGGTTCTGAGGATGAACGAGATGAAAAGGGTCTATTGTActttgtacgcagtcttacctagCATTTCTGTCAAAGGTTGTTTCCGCGTCTTGAACCCTTAACCTTCTGGTCACACGACAATAACTATACtggttactccaaggctccccttcataaCTCGTAACTTAGTTTGCATTTTTGCCAAAGATTGTCTCCACGACTTGATCGCATtgcctcctggtcacatggcaacaactttaccgaTTACATAACTGTAAAATTGTACTAATACATGCATTGTTCCTCACAAGGGTGTTCCTCGTCACCCCGGCCAACGATGGTCGGGAACTTGCCCTTCCCCTTCAATGAGCCTTACTTGCCTCGTGAATCATGAACTACGCTTAACTAAAGGTTTCGAGTTCGAGCAAATAGGAGGCACATTTCCCTTTAATAGGCCTTACACCACACGATTTTCGATTCATCAGACCAGTTCACCAGCAATTACGACCCTCCCTCATCAAGGGCGGACCTAAGGCTAATTAGGTCTAATTTTTGGGTGCTCCGGAACCCATTAAATCCAACGCGgtttaggtataattatataaaaaaaatgcattAAAATTGATATACGACGTAGAAAAGCACCCGCTAAACCAAGAAGATAGAGGAGTGCTTTAGTTTTCAGACAAAACTTTAAAGCTTTCGGCGTCAATATGTGTGTTTGTACCTCCCGATCACCCACAACCACTAAATCCTTTTCGGCGTCAATATGTGTGTTCGTACTTCCCGATCACCCACAACCACCAAATCCTGGGTCCGCCACTGTCCCTCATCTAAAATACAACAAAAGCTGAAAGGGAAAAGCGGCAAACAAGCTCTTCATTTTCTTGAGAAAAGCATACTATGATGGTTCACTATTGATCTCGAAGAGTATATcgactacaacaacaacaacatacccagtgtagtcccacGAGTGGAGAATCGAAGAGTATGACACgactcaaaaaaagaaaaactgtGATGTAAGTGAGTACAACCAAATGACTTATCTTTTCTAAAAGCCAAAAGAAGAAGTAAATGGTAGCAGTCACTTAGCACAGCTATAGAAAATAGTTGAAATGTGAACATGTTGCCTTGTGGCATCCTCTATATACATTCATATTCCAAGACACAAAATCCATACACTAAAGAAACAGGAACATGCATGCTTCTTTTTTCACGAAATAAACCGCGTGAAATGAGAGCTACGATGGTTCATTCTATCGATCAACGATCAAATTAGCAAGAAATGAGACAGGTGGAAGGTTTTACCAAGCCTTGAATATTAGAAGGAATGGTAACAGGTTCATAATTAGCGACACTTTCTAGGCGTTCCCATGTCAACCTTCGTCTCTCGGCTGCTACATTTgactttgaattttcttcttcgaGCTTGCCTTGGCAGTCGAGTACGAGCTCTTCATCCATCTCAGAGAAGACTTTCCTCACATTTTGAGTCAGATTAAGAACAGCTTTATTCCAGTGGTTCTGGCTGTTCCGTTCTAAAGCTGAGATAATAATTGGCATGATCACGTGCCTGTTGTGCATCACGAGGTTAAGGACATTATCGTTGTTCCACAAGAAATGTGCTCTTTCAGCCACCTGCAAGTTCATTAAAAGCAGCAGGATAAGGTAATCGTTGCAAGCATTCAATTGTATGAACGAGTTCACAAAAGTCTGCTTTCGGGAGAAGAAGAAAACAGAAACAAGATTCGACAAGGTAATAAATTAATTCCCAACTGCACACACGCCTTGGGGTGCAGCCCTTCTCCGGACCTTGTGTGAACATGGGATGTTTCATGCATCGGGTTGCCCTTTTCCGTACAAGTGGAGTAAACTCTTTCCCCACCTTCTCCCACTAGAGAGGggaaagaggaagaaaataaaatgcaACTACACCTCAATCGGCTATATGAATATTCGATATAAGTATATCTATTTAGCTCCATTTGGACCCATTTCATTCTGGTATTCCTTACAAGAAAGGATTATGCATCTTTTATCTCAAAAGTGGGATAGACGAAGTAATTAGCCTCTCGGGAGGAACATGGAGCTTCAAGCATTGGCAAGTATAGATATAATTATTGACAACCGTGGTGTCCGAGTCAACTTGGTGCACACCTTAACTAATTCAGCAGGATACCTGTTACCCCCCACAGACACAAATACCGGATAACACTGTCCATCAAGGCATGGACAGATCGAAAAAAGCCCCTAGTGCTTTTAACTTCACTGGGTTTCGAACTCGAGACCTTGGCAATGTATAAATATTAAGATAAACAAGATGCGAGAAGGCCCTTTCAAGGGCTAGAAGATATCCTGCAAAGGAAAGGGAGATGTAGCATGCTGATCAAGAGCCAATACATAGGGGGAGCTTTAGCACACCGGGCCGCCCTGCCCACTAATTACTATGGTTATGATGCTAGGTACACCGCGGTACAGTATAAAAAGAGTCTCTTACAAAGCTCTACTTCCAAAAGGTAGACGAAAATCCATCTGCAGTAGCTTGCTAGGAAAAGAAAATGTTTTTAAATATAAATCTTAAAGAATTCTACTGGTAAGAAAACTGTATCTTCTAAAaattatatcacataatattAACAGATCGACAAAAGTTGAGGGTGCAATAAAATGAGGGGTAAGATATCGAAATCCAACTTCCACGGtctttgttttcctttttcttttcacaAAGCCAGATTATAACGTTCAACTTAAAGTCAAAACTATTTATGTACGGCATATAAAGTTACAAACACCAGTCTACTAAATGCATGACATGACAAAAcaatcatgcttgataacatcCTGAGCTTCACAAACAACACTTTAAAGTTGTTGACACGAcatttgaagttgaaaattaccATAACCGTAAGCCTGAGAATTGAATTTGCTTATCTATCATTAATATGAAATTATTGCCTCCAGTCTGTTGACACTGAGACCACCAGTCCACCTTTGTGGAAGTATATGCAAGGTGGTAACTAGCAAGTGCCGTTTTCTTTTCTCCTAGAGAACTACCTTCTGACCATACTAAAGTAATTGTATTGAGAGATACAAGTACTTTATTATTTCTCTCAATATCGGTATTTTAAATTGAGTACTCACGTCTATGTTCTTAACTTTTTTTCCTCTACACACAATTTTGCATTTCAAAATTCAGAGAGAGGTCACCAACATGTTCGAGAAATAAAACGCT from the Capsicum annuum cultivar UCD-10X-F1 chromosome 9, UCD10Xv1.1, whole genome shotgun sequence genome contains:
- the LOC107841758 gene encoding uncharacterized protein LOC107841758 gives rise to the protein MNRYSMENQNIFVGQEFPDVKAFRSAIKEAAIAQHFELRIVKSDLIRYIAKCASEGCPWRIRAIKLPNVPTFTIRSLEGTHTCGKNAQNGHHQASVDWIVNFIEERLRDNINYKPKDILHDIYKQYGITIPYKQAWRAKERGLQAIYGSSEEGYCLLPAYCEQIKKTNPGSHAEVFTAGSDGRFQRFFISFYASLHGFLNGCLPVICLGGIQLKSKYLGTLLSATSFDADGGVFPLAFGVVDEENDDSWMWFLLELRKALDMSTEKIPPLTFLSDGQKSIADAVKKKFPSSCHAICMQYLSESISKEFKNSRVVQLLWKAAYSTSIMGFKEKMAEIEEVSSDAATWLQQYPPSRWALIHFDGTRYGHFSSNINEFNKWILEARELPIIQVIKRIHCKLTEEFEQRRSSCSTWSSTLAPSAEKRIMDGRTHASTYQVLRSDEVEFEVISAERSDIVNTGTRSCSCRDWQLYRIPCSHGIAALESCKKDVYAFTEKYFTADSYRESYSKEVHPIPDKLEWSRTRIVRPPKCRRPPGRPEKKRLCVEDLNREKHTVHCSKCNQTGHYKTTCKEVV